From bacterium:
TCGGCATCTTCCCCGCGATGCGCGCGGCCTCGCTGGATCCCATCGACGCGCTGAAGTACGAATAGCGCTTCACTGACTACTGAATCCGTATGCACGGTGCGCCGCCAGGGCGATGAACCGGAAAAATCAACTACGCGGCAAGTTTTCCTATCGTTGCGGCAGCTGGTTTTCCGCGAAGTAGCTGCTCCGGACGAGCGGGCCGGAGGCGACGCCGATGAAGCCCAAATCCCGCGCGATTCGTCCCATCTCGTCGAATTCCTCCGGCGTCACGTAGCGTACAACCGGCAGCATGAATTTGTTCGGCTGAAGGTACTGGCCGATTGTCACCATGTCCACGTCACGGGCGCGCAGGTCGCGGAGCACATCGACCACTTCTTCAAATTCCTCGCCCAGGCCGACCATCAGCCCGCTTTTGGTCAATCCTTCCGGGAACATCTTTTTCGCCTCGGCGAGGACGGCGAGACTGCGTTCGTATCGCGCCTGCGGGCGCACCGGGCGGTAGAGCCGCGGCACGGTTTCGACGTTGTGGTTGAAAACTTCCGGCCGCTCGTCCATCACGATTTTGAGCGCTTTGAAGTCGCCCATGAAATCGGGCGTGAGGACTTCAATCGTCGTTCCAGGCTTCAGCTCGCGTATTTTGCGGATGCACTCGGCGAAGACGCCCGCGCCGCCGTCGGGCAGGTTGTCGCGGTTGACGCTGGTTATCACCACATGGCGCAGGCCGAGACGCACCACGCTTTCGGCCAGGCGGGCGGGTTCGCTCCAATCAACTTCCTTCGATACGCCCATCTTGACGTTGCAAAAGCCGCATGAGCGGGTGCAGGTGTCGCCCAAAATCATAAACGTTGCGGTGCCGCGGTTGTAGCACTCGCCGATGTTGGGGCAGTTGGCCTCCTGGCAGACGGTGTGGAGGCCGCCCAAGTCTGCGAGCATCTTCTGCCAGTTGCCGCCGCGGACGGCCTTGACGCGCAGCCATGACGGGCGCGGCCCCGCAACGGGTGGCGCCTCTCCGCTCTTCGTAAGCGCCGAAATCCGGGCGGCCATCCTTGCCGCGCTGCAGGGCTTTCGTGAGGATGCGTCGTAGTTTTCGCGTCTTGCTTGCTCGTTGGCGAACGCCGCGGCCGCGCGCGCGACTTCATCCGCGTTTTCGGCATCGCGCGCGCCGCGCGCGCGGTCGAATTCCGGTTCGGATACGCGGGCCGCCGTTTCAGGTACCGCCTTGAATGAATGTGTCATGCCGGCGTATTGTACCAACCGGCGCGACGAATATCCGGTTTTTCTTATCCGAGCTGGGGCTTGGGAAACATCGCGAAATATATGTTGTCGTCGCCCATTAGCTTGTAAACGATGTTGGGGTCTCCCGACTTCGTCACCGCCATCGCGGCGCATTCCACAACGGCGCCGTCGATCGGACCGTCCAGGCCAAGCTGAGGCACGCTGTAGTTATACTTGGATTCGTAATAGGAAATTTTGAACGGAGGATCGCGCGATTCATCTATTTGGTAGAAGTAAATCTCTCCTTCCGGACCGATCGCCGCCCCGCTGTCGGGATACAGCACCGGAATGCCGCTCGTGCTCTTGAACTCGTACGTCGCGCCGTCCCAGCTTGCCCAGGCAAGTTGAGGGGTGTCGGTGAACGTCGCCAGAGCCATCACGTATTTGCCCATTCCCGGCAGCCATTCGATGCGATAGATGTTTTCGTACTGGCCGTCCAAATCCTCGCCTGTGTGCATCAGCCATTCCGAGCCGTTCCACTCGGCGCGCGTCCATTTCAGATTCGCGGGATCGCAAAGCCAGGTCTGACCGGCGAGGTCCGATTCGAACGCGAGGTTGGAACATTTGGGATTGTAAACGCCCGTTCCGAACTCCTTGAATTCCTCGTTTCCAACGTGGACCAACGTATACTCCGGCATAATCAGCCATTGGTATCCCAGGAATCCTTCGGTTTCGGACGCGCCGACGATGATTTTCGACCAGTCGGAAATCGTTCCGTAACTTTTGTCCGTCCATCCCGCGCCGATGTCGTAACTGAAATCTCCGAAATCCTCGAACATCTCGTTCCAGTTCACGCGTCCAACGAAGTATTTCCGGTCGCCGGAGATCGCGAGCTGGACGGCGTCGCGGCCTCCGTATCCGATCGAGCCGATGCCGACGAAATCCGCTCCGTTGTATTCGTATACTTCAAGCGCAAGTTCGAGCCCCGCCACTCCGGCCGCGACCGTAGGCCTCCCGTCCGGATCGAATGCAAGCGAAAGACTGCGAACGTTCGACCAGCTTGCAACCTTTAGCGTGTTCCATTCATCCCCGGCCGTAACTGTAATTTGAACCGCATCCTGCGACGTGGCGCCGTCATCGTCCTCGACTTCCAGCCGCGCTGTGTGAATTCCTGCAAAATTATAGGGAAAGCTCGTCGTGCCGTCGGTTTCGCTTTCGAAATCCCACAGCCCGTCGTCGGTGTAGTCCCATCTGTACCAGGCGATGTTTCCATCCGGATCGCTTGATTCGCCGGCGGAAAAATTCACCGTCAGCGGCATCGTTCCCGAAGTCGGGAACGCGTCCGCCACCGCGACCGGCGGCAGGTTCGCTCCGGATTGCGGAGTCGCATTCACAGGGCCCGCCTTGCCGCTTTCGTGCAACGCGGCATCGAGCGAGGTGAGCCAGAAGTAGTACGTCGTCCCGTTCGTGAGCGGCGATACCGTATATTCCAAAGCGGCGATCGGCGCGCCGTTGACCTTCGGCGGCGCCGGATCGAACTCGTCGGTGGACATATACAGGTTGTGTCCGACGATGTTGGGATCTGCAGGATCGTCCCATGTAAGCCGCACCTGGCCGTCTCCCGCAAATGACGCGAGTCCCGTCGGCGGATTGATCGGAGGAACGTCCTGCACCACGATATCGGCTTCGTTGGAAAAACCGCTTTCATTGTCCGACGCGTCCACGGACGTCACGCGGAAATACCAGTGCAATCCCGGAGTTACGCCGTCGGTCACATCGAACGTGCTGGCAGTAACAATCGCAGCCGTATTCAGTTTTTCAGGCGACGGATCTCCGGGGGAGTCGGAGCGGTAAACGTTGTATCCCGCCAAATCCGGCTCCGCGTTGTCGTCCCATTCCAACCGGATTGTGGTTTGGTTCGGCTGCGTAACGGAAAGGTTCGCCGGCGGCGCGGGCGGCGTGGAGTCCGCATTGAACGTGTAATTCACATTGTACGAATACGCGTCCCCCTCGACTCCATCCGAATCAACCGGGCGCAGAGAGTAAACGATCATCCGGGCTTCGCCGCCTGGCGAGTCCACAAGCGAGTACTGCGGCCACCTTCCGTCCCGCCAGCCGCTTCCGCCCGGTGTCGGCCGCGGTATTGTTGGAAGTTCCGGATCCGCGCCGTTCGGAATAAACACTCCGTCGCGATACACGTTGTAGCCCGCGATCGTTTGCAGGTAGTTGATCGCGATAGGCGTAACGTCGGAGACACCTATTTCCCCGCTTTGATCGCCGTCCACGACGGCCCGCCTCTCGTTTTCTTCTCCGGATTCGGGAATGCCTGAGGATATCCATGCGGCGGTTTCAAGAAAGCGGAGAGCGATAGGCGTAATGTCGGATACTCCTACTTCTCCGCTCAAATCGTAATCGCCCTGAAGCCGCTCAAGAAAAGCAAGCCTCAATGTGCCGTCCGGCATGGTAAGGGACTGAACCATCTGGGGACGGTTGATGTCGCCCGAGGGCGGCGCTGACGCGACGCGCGGCGAATGCGTTCCGGGATCGATTTTGCCGAGCCGGACAAGCTCGTCGAAAAGCATATTTTTGAGTTCGGCTTCGGTGGGAATTTGCCCCGATGGCGAAGCGGCCGCGCCGGTGCGGCCCGCCGCGGTGCAGGCGAAATTGAAAGTTGTTCCCAGCAGCAGCGCAAACGCCAAAATCGAAAACTGAATACCCCGCATTTCGCATCCGCTCCTTCAGCCGTGAAAAGGCACAATTAATTATATCCGGTGGCCACCGGAAGCCGGGCTGGCGATTTAAGCGTTCGCAAAGAGTTCGGTAAATGGTTATAATCATTGCGGGGCGGCGCTTTGCTGGGGTTCAGTAAGGGGTTCGATTCATGTTCTGTTTCCGCCGGGCAGCTTTGATAGCCGCGGTTTTTGTGGCTGCGCATACGCTATTCCCGCGCGCGTCGCACTCCGCCGAAGTTACATTTAGAACCGAAGATGTTTTCGGCGTGAAGTGCCGGATAATCTCGATTCCGATGTCGGGCAAGGAATACCGCCTGAACGTGGAGGTCGCGCGCGGCTTCCCCGGTACGGACGAGGAATTTCCGGAATACATCAAGCGCACAAATCCGATAGCCGCAATCAACGGCACGTTTTTCGGAAAGAATAATCTCATTCCCGTGGGCGACATCGTCAAGGACGGAAAGCTGATCCACTTTGGCGGAATTGGCACCGCACTTGCGCTTACCAAGAATAACGAAGTCAGGTTCATTGACGTTGAGCGATGGCAGCACATGGACTGGACGCCCTACCTTACTGTGCTGGCCGCGGGGCCGCGCCTTGTTACGAACGGCAAGGTGACGGTGGACCCCAAGGGGCAAGGATTCAGCGACCCGCACGTGCTCGGCAAGGCGAACCGCATCGCGATCGGGTTGACCACAGCAGGCGATTTGCTGCTGGTCGGCGTCAGAAGCGCGATTTCGCTTGAAGAATGCGCGGCGATAATGATCAAGCTCGGTTGCACCCAAGCGATGAACAGCGACGGCGGGGCGAGCCAGGCGATGTACTTCCGCGGCCAGTACGTGATTACCGCCGGACGCAAGCTCACGAACGTTTTATACGTCGTACCCTACGAGAAAGCGCCCGAAGGATTTGGCGGAATTTCCGGAGGCGCCGGCGAAAGCAAAAGCGCCGAGCAGTACTTCGACAAAGGGAAAGAGGCGATGGCTTCGGGCAAATGGGCGGATGCGGTCGAAGCCTTCAAGTTGGCGACTTCGATTGATCCGAACCAGGCGGCGTTCTACAACTCACTTGCAGAAGCTTACGGCAAACTCGGCAAGAGGCGCGAGCAGGCTATCGCACATCGCCAGGCCGGCAAAATCTATCTGTCGAAGGGCATGTACGACGTCGCATTGAAAAAGCTCGCTGAAGCATTGAAGCTGTCAGGCGAAGACCCGGAAACGTACAGAAACATGGGGCTGGCTTACGAAGGATTGGGCGACACCGATCACGCGGTCAAAATGTACAAGCTGGCCGAAATGTCCGCATTTTCGCAAAGCGGAACGGTTAATCCAAAGGACGTGAAGAAGAAGGGGCCGGATTCCGCCGGCGAAGGCCCGGCGGCCGCGGAAGCCGCGCCGCCGGCTGAATTGGAGGCGGAAGCGCTCCCGCTTGTAGAGCCGGCGGGGCCGGGTTTCGACGGAACCGTTTCAGGACAAATCTTTCGCGAGCGGAACATCGGTTTCAGTCTGTCTTGGCCGGAGGGCTGGGAAGCGAAAGTGGAGCAGGAAAAAATGGTGATCTTGCTTTCGCATAAGGAAATGCCCTTCTATGGAACGGTGCAGGTTTTCGAGGCTGACGATGCCGATACGCTTGAGGAATTCGAAAGCATGTATGTCGGCGGAACTTACAAGACGGAAATCAGGCGCTATTCGACGGAAGTGGACGGCGCGCCCGCGCTCCGCACGCTGTACGAAGAAATAGTCAACGGAAGAAGTTGCGGCGAGCAGTATTTCTATGTCAAAAAGGGAAGATGGATGATCGTCATGAGTTTTATGACGTACGCGGAGCACTATGCCGAAGGCGGCCCCGATTTCGCGCAGATAGTGAAGGGGCTGACGCTTAACGGCGCGGAATAGGCGCGTTGGCGGGTCATTACGGGCGTCTGGAAAGATTGAAACGGATCAGGAAAATAAAAAGCCCGCCGGCAACTTTGGTCGAGGGCCGGCGGGCCAACCATTAAAAGTACACGCGCCCCAACGGGCCGATTAAAATATACCTTATCCGCGTTCGGATTGCAAGCGCGATCGGCGGTTTTTGAAAATTTCTTTCCATTCCCCGGACGCGGGAATTCTTATCCCTGCCAGTCCAATATAGACAGCAATTGCATGAAGTGCTAAAATCAAACCGTGAATAAACTCTATAGAGTTAAAGTAGACAACCTTGTGCCCGGCGCGATTCTGGAAGGCGACATACTGAGCGCCAAGCAAGTGCTTCTGCTCGGCGCGGGAAGGAAACTGACTCCCGGATTCATCTCTCTTCTCGGGGATTGGGGAATTTCGTACGTTTACACTCCCAGCACCCAGTTCCCGATTGACGAGGAGCACCAGCGCAGCTTCACTCCGCATTTCGACGCGATAGCGCAGAACAGGGAGGAGGTCTTTTACA
This genomic window contains:
- the lipA gene encoding lipoyl synthase, producing MAARISALTKSGEAPPVAGPRPSWLRVKAVRGGNWQKMLADLGGLHTVCQEANCPNIGECYNRGTATFMILGDTCTRSCGFCNVKMGVSKEVDWSEPARLAESVVRLGLRHVVITSVNRDNLPDGGAGVFAECIRKIRELKPGTTIEVLTPDFMGDFKALKIVMDERPEVFNHNVETVPRLYRPVRPQARYERSLAVLAEAKKMFPEGLTKSGLMVGLGEEFEEVVDVLRDLRARDVDMVTIGQYLQPNKFMLPVVRYVTPEEFDEMGRIARDLGFIGVASGPLVRSSYFAENQLPQR
- a CDS encoding PKD domain-containing protein; the protein is MRGIQFSILAFALLLGTTFNFACTAAGRTGAAASPSGQIPTEAELKNMLFDELVRLGKIDPGTHSPRVASAPPSGDINRPQMVQSLTMPDGTLRLAFLERLQGDYDLSGEVGVSDITPIALRFLETAAWISSGIPESGEENERRAVVDGDQSGEIGVSDVTPIAINYLQTIAGYNVYRDGVFIPNGADPELPTIPRPTPGGSGWRDGRWPQYSLVDSPGGEARMIVYSLRPVDSDGVEGDAYSYNVNYTFNADSTPPAPPANLSVTQPNQTTIRLEWDDNAEPDLAGYNVYRSDSPGDPSPEKLNTAAIVTASTFDVTDGVTPGLHWYFRVTSVDASDNESGFSNEADIVVQDVPPINPPTGLASFAGDGQVRLTWDDPADPNIVGHNLYMSTDEFDPAPPKVNGAPIAALEYTVSPLTNGTTYYFWLTSLDAALHESGKAGPVNATPQSGANLPPVAVADAFPTSGTMPLTVNFSAGESSDPDGNIAWYRWDYTDDGLWDFESETDGTTSFPYNFAGIHTARLEVEDDDGATSQDAVQITVTAGDEWNTLKVASWSNVRSLSLAFDPDGRPTVAAGVAGLELALEVYEYNGADFVGIGSIGYGGRDAVQLAISGDRKYFVGRVNWNEMFEDFGDFSYDIGAGWTDKSYGTISDWSKIIVGASETEGFLGYQWLIMPEYTLVHVGNEEFKEFGTGVYNPKCSNLAFESDLAGQTWLCDPANLKWTRAEWNGSEWLMHTGEDLDGQYENIYRIEWLPGMGKYVMALATFTDTPQLAWASWDGATYEFKSTSGIPVLYPDSGAAIGPEGEIYFYQIDESRDPPFKISYYESKYNYSVPQLGLDGPIDGAVVECAAMAVTKSGDPNIVYKLMGDDNIYFAMFPKPQLG
- a CDS encoding phosphodiester glycosidase family protein, encoding MAAHTLFPRASHSAEVTFRTEDVFGVKCRIISIPMSGKEYRLNVEVARGFPGTDEEFPEYIKRTNPIAAINGTFFGKNNLIPVGDIVKDGKLIHFGGIGTALALTKNNEVRFIDVERWQHMDWTPYLTVLAAGPRLVTNGKVTVDPKGQGFSDPHVLGKANRIAIGLTTAGDLLLVGVRSAISLEECAAIMIKLGCTQAMNSDGGASQAMYFRGQYVITAGRKLTNVLYVVPYEKAPEGFGGISGGAGESKSAEQYFDKGKEAMASGKWADAVEAFKLATSIDPNQAAFYNSLAEAYGKLGKRREQAIAHRQAGKIYLSKGMYDVALKKLAEALKLSGEDPETYRNMGLAYEGLGDTDHAVKMYKLAEMSAFSQSGTVNPKDVKKKGPDSAGEGPAAAEAAPPAELEAEALPLVEPAGPGFDGTVSGQIFRERNIGFSLSWPEGWEAKVEQEKMVILLSHKEMPFYGTVQVFEADDADTLEEFESMYVGGTYKTEIRRYSTEVDGAPALRTLYEEIVNGRSCGEQYFYVKKGRWMIVMSFMTYAEHYAEGGPDFAQIVKGLTLNGAE